Proteins encoded by one window of Marixanthomonas sp. SCSIO 43207:
- a CDS encoding 3-oxoacyl-ACP synthase III family protein, with product MNTRIIGVGSYIPKGIATNNQFENHSFYNEDGSRFGYENTEIIKKFEAITGISERRYIKENLTTSDIAFYAAEKAIADANIDKEDLDYIIVAHNYGDVKHGDHQSDTVPSIGSRVKHLLKIKNPKCVAYDVLFGCPGWIEGVIQANAFIKSGIAKTCLVIGAEALSRVVDQHDRDSMIYSDGAGATIIQETNEDSGIITHSSATYALDEAHFIFFGESNNQEVSDARRYIKMYGRKIYEFALNHVPEAMKACLEKGNTPIEDLKMVFIHQANEKMDEAIIKRFYRLYDKTPPENIMPMSINKLGNSSVATIPTLFDLVKNGSMKNHKLEKGDIILFASVGAGMNINAILYKV from the coding sequence ATGAATACAAGAATTATTGGCGTTGGAAGCTACATTCCTAAAGGTATAGCAACCAACAATCAGTTTGAAAATCATAGCTTCTACAATGAAGATGGCTCACGTTTTGGATATGAAAACACTGAAATTATTAAAAAGTTTGAAGCCATTACTGGTATATCAGAAAGACGATATATTAAAGAAAATCTTACCACTTCAGATATTGCTTTTTATGCAGCAGAAAAAGCAATTGCAGATGCCAACATTGACAAAGAAGATCTTGATTACATTATTGTTGCACATAATTATGGAGATGTAAAACACGGTGATCACCAAAGTGATACAGTACCTAGTATTGGCTCACGTGTAAAACACCTTCTTAAAATTAAAAACCCAAAGTGTGTTGCATATGATGTACTCTTTGGTTGTCCCGGTTGGATTGAAGGAGTGATACAAGCAAATGCTTTCATTAAAAGCGGTATTGCCAAAACCTGTTTAGTGATTGGTGCAGAAGCACTTTCTCGCGTAGTTGACCAGCACGACCGTGACTCCATGATTTATAGTGACGGCGCAGGTGCTACCATTATTCAAGAAACCAATGAAGATAGCGGCATTATCACACACAGTAGCGCAACGTATGCTCTTGATGAAGCACACTTTATCTTTTTTGGCGAAAGCAATAATCAAGAAGTGAGTGATGCTAGAAGATATATAAAGATGTATGGTCGTAAAATATATGAGTTTGCACTAAACCATGTTCCCGAAGCAATGAAAGCATGTTTAGAAAAAGGCAACACACCTATAGAAGACCTTAAAATGGTGTTTATCCATCAAGCAAATGAAAAAATGGACGAAGCCATTATTAAACGCTTTTATCGTTTATATGATAAAACACCTCCAGAAAACATCATGCCTATGAGCATCAACAAACTAGGTAACTCTAGTGTAGCCACCATTCCTACATTGTTTGATTTGGTTAAAAATGGTAGTATGAAAAATCACAAACTTGAAAAAGGCGACATTATCCTTTTTGCGAGTGTAGGTGCCGGAATGAATATCAACGCAATTCTTTATAAAGTTTAA